In the genome of Podarcis raffonei isolate rPodRaf1 chromosome 17, rPodRaf1.pri, whole genome shotgun sequence, one region contains:
- the LOC128405405 gene encoding EKC/KEOPS complex subunit LAGE3-like, with protein sequence MEAAAAAGGSAVSRPGLAFELRIPFPSSSLAQIALGSLAPDPEPRKEGISKELDVTEDILHVQWRADEARILRVSISSFLEHLCLVVETMDLFGPPVA encoded by the exons atggaagcggcggcggcggccggaggGAGCGCTGTGTCCCGGCCAGGCCTCGCCTT TGAGCTGAGGATCCCTttcccatcatcatcattggCCCAGATTGCGCTGGGCTCCCTGGCCCCTGACCCCGAGCCCCGCAAAGAAGGGATCAGCAAGGAACTGGATGTGACGGAGGACATCTTGCATGT tCAATGGAGAGCGGATGAAGCCCGGATTCTGCGTGTGTCCATCAGCTCCTTCCTGGAGCATCTCTGCTTGGTGGTGGAAACGATGGACCTCTTTGGGCCTCCTGTGGCTTGA